In one window of Deltaproteobacteria bacterium DNA:
- a CDS encoding DUF3990 domain-containing protein produces the protein MAWTNAPLELFHGTDAASAHSILGSGVSLSYCSPLTDFGAGFYTTTNLTQARDWAIARATRAGRAPAVVGFAVDRTWLSRLEGLTFVQSGHATGYQDFVRYCRAGHAPHRPGGVDYEVVSGRVAIWPRRTATLLTFRRYDQFSFHTSKVILALNALWITPHGRIVP, from the coding sequence ATGGCTTGGACGAATGCGCCACTCGAGCTGTTTCACGGGACGGACGCAGCTTCTGCCCACTCGATCCTCGGCAGTGGAGTGAGCCTTTCCTACTGCAGCCCGCTCACGGACTTCGGCGCCGGCTTCTACACAACGACGAATCTGACGCAGGCACGCGACTGGGCGATTGCGCGAGCAACGCGTGCAGGACGTGCGCCTGCGGTCGTCGGATTCGCGGTCGACCGCACCTGGCTTTCACGCCTCGAGGGGCTGACCTTCGTCCAGTCCGGGCACGCGACGGGCTATCAAGACTTCGTCCGGTACTGCCGCGCGGGCCACGCTCCGCACAGGCCCGGTGGAGTTGACTACGAAGTCGTTTCCGGGCGTGTCGCAATCTGGCCCAGGCGCACAGCGACTCTGCTCACGTTCCGCCGATACGACCAGTTCAGCTTCCACACCAGTAAAGTGATCTTGGCCCTCAACGCGCTGTGGATCACGCCG